One genomic region from Dehalobacter restrictus DSM 9455 encodes:
- the rplA gene encoding 50S ribosomal protein L1, giving the protein MPKRGKKYLDALKAFDNQAVFEPAEAIGVVKTNAKAKFDETVEVAFKLGIDTRHADQQIRGAVVLPHGTGKTLSVLVFAKGDKAKEAEAAGADFVGAEEMVEKIQQGWFGFDVAVATPDMMGTVGKLGKLLGPKGLMPNPKTGTVSFDVERAVKEIKAGKVEYRADKAGIIHVPIGKVSFDQDKLMDNYKTIAEVVTKAKPAAAKGQYVRSVTVSSTMGPGVKINPLKIV; this is encoded by the coding sequence ATGCCAAAAAGAGGTAAGAAATACCTTGATGCTTTAAAAGCATTTGATAATCAGGCTGTGTTTGAGCCGGCCGAAGCAATTGGTGTTGTAAAAACCAATGCCAAAGCAAAATTTGATGAGACAGTTGAAGTTGCTTTCAAATTAGGAATCGATACCCGCCATGCTGATCAGCAGATCCGCGGAGCGGTTGTTCTTCCACATGGAACAGGCAAAACTTTAAGTGTACTTGTTTTTGCCAAGGGAGACAAAGCCAAGGAAGCCGAAGCTGCCGGCGCTGATTTTGTCGGAGCTGAAGAAATGGTTGAGAAAATTCAACAAGGTTGGTTTGGTTTTGACGTTGCTGTAGCGACACCGGATATGATGGGTACTGTCGGTAAGCTGGGTAAGCTTTTGGGACCTAAGGGCCTCATGCCGAACCCGAAGACCGGAACTGTATCGTTTGATGTCGAAAGAGCAGTTAAAGAGATTAAAGCCGGTAAAGTGGAATACAGGGCTGATAAAGCCGGTATTATCCATGTACCGATCGGCAAGGTTTCTTTTGATCAGGATAAGCTGATGGACAACTACAAAACCATTGCCGAAGTTGTCACAAAAGCAAAACCTGCAGCTGCCAAAGGACAGTATGTCCGTAGCGTAACGGTATCTTCCACCATGGGACCAGGAGTGAAAATCAATCCTTTGAAAATTGTCTAA
- the rplK gene encoding 50S ribosomal protein L11, translating into MAKKVIGLVKLAITAGKANPAPPVGPALGQHGVNIMGFCKEYNERTKDQAGLIIPAEITIYEDRSFTFVLKTPPASVLLKKAANIPSGSAVPNKQKVAKVTKDQVREIAEQKMKDLNAASIEAAMRMVEGTARSMGIDIV; encoded by the coding sequence ATGGCAAAGAAAGTTATTGGGCTGGTAAAATTGGCAATCACCGCAGGTAAGGCAAATCCGGCACCTCCGGTTGGTCCTGCTTTGGGTCAGCACGGTGTTAATATCATGGGCTTCTGCAAAGAATACAATGAAAGAACGAAGGATCAGGCTGGACTGATCATTCCTGCAGAGATTACGATTTATGAAGACCGTTCCTTTACTTTTGTTCTGAAGACTCCGCCGGCATCCGTATTGCTTAAGAAGGCAGCCAACATTCCGTCTGGTTCCGCTGTTCCGAACAAGCAAAAGGTTGCGAAAGTGACCAAAGATCAGGTTAGGGAAATTGCTGAACAAAAGATGAAAGACTTAAATGCAGCAAGCATTGAAGCTGCAATGCGTATGGTCGAAGGTACTGCGCGCAGTATGGGAATCGATATTGTTTGA
- the rpoB gene encoding DNA-directed RNA polymerase subunit beta has protein sequence MVNPIKVGTRERASYARLREVLDMPNLIEIQQNSYEWFLKEGLREMFRDISPIQDFTGNLVLEFIDYSLGDPKYEVEECKERDVTFAAPLRVKVRLINKETGEVKEQEVFMGDFPLMTDKGTFIINGAERVIVSQLVRSPGVYYSETIDTSGKKLYGATIIPNRGAWLEFETDINDNIFVRVDRTRKLPATVLIRALGYSTNGRILEAFADNENVKITLERDNTESTEEALVEIYKRLRPGEPPTVESARSLLESLFFDPRRYDLAKVGRYKLNNKLGLDIPKNIRHLTPEDIIASISRMLKIINGEGHIDDIDHLGNRRLRSVGELLQNQFRIGLSRMERVVRERMTIQDIEGITPQVLINIRPVVAAIKEFFGSSQLSQFMDQTNPLAELTHKRRLSALGPGGLSRERAGFEVRDVHHSHYGRMCPIETPEGPNIGLIGSLSTYGRINEYGFIEAPYRKVENGKVTDEIHYLTADEEEKYIIAQANAAVGENGEFLSEKIEARHGEDFVLVPPVNIQYMDVSPKQMVSIATALIPFLEHDDANRALMGSNMQRQAVPLLKTDAPYIGTGMEYKAAVDSGVCLVSPKEGTALRVTSDEIIIQNNDGTTTRNRLLKYTRSNQGTCINQKPIVVKGQRIDAGQVIADGPSTDNGELALGRNVLVAFMPWEGYNYEDAILISEKLVKEDYFTSIHIEEYEADARDTKLGPEEITRDIPNVGEDVLKDLDERGIIRIGAEVRPGDILVGKVTPKGETELTAEERLLRAIFGEKAREVRDTSLRVPHGEAGKVVDVKVFKRENGDELAPGVNQLVRVYIAQKRKISVGDKMAGRHGNKGVISRIMRQEDMPFMPDGTPIEIVLNPLGVPSRMNIGQVLETHLGWAAKALGMYIATPVFDGAREDDVFDTLRKAGLPGHGKSVLYDGRTGEPFDNEVTVGYMYMLKLHHLVDDKIHARSTGPYSLVTQQPLGGKAQFGGQRFGEMEVWALEAYGASFTLQEILTVKSDDVVGRVKTYEAIVKGENIPEPGVPESFKVLIKELQSLGLDVSVLSEEDQEIEIKDLDDDVTEVAHELGMDDQYSVIDANDESGIGYDNEDETLDEDLDGDLNDKTEDFPVLSVPESDLGNDLVNDLDNDFSDNMDDDFDPDYK, from the coding sequence ATGGTGAATCCTATCAAAGTTGGAACAAGAGAACGGGCAAGTTATGCGAGGCTTCGGGAAGTTCTGGATATGCCCAACTTAATCGAAATTCAACAGAATTCCTACGAGTGGTTTCTGAAGGAAGGGCTGCGCGAAATGTTTCGCGACATTTCCCCAATTCAGGATTTTACCGGAAATCTGGTTTTGGAATTCATAGACTACAGCCTCGGCGATCCAAAATATGAGGTCGAGGAATGTAAAGAACGTGATGTTACGTTTGCAGCGCCTCTCAGAGTCAAAGTACGCCTTATTAATAAGGAAACAGGAGAGGTTAAAGAGCAGGAAGTATTCATGGGGGACTTTCCCCTGATGACCGATAAAGGCACCTTCATTATTAATGGTGCGGAACGTGTTATTGTCAGTCAGTTGGTAAGATCACCCGGCGTTTATTATTCTGAAACAATCGACACCAGCGGTAAAAAGCTTTACGGCGCAACGATTATTCCGAACCGCGGTGCCTGGCTGGAATTTGAGACAGATATTAATGATAATATTTTTGTCCGGGTTGACAGAACCCGTAAACTACCGGCTACTGTACTGATCAGAGCCCTAGGCTATTCAACCAATGGCCGGATTCTCGAAGCGTTCGCTGACAATGAGAACGTTAAAATTACGCTGGAAAGAGACAATACGGAATCAACAGAAGAAGCGCTGGTTGAGATTTATAAACGTCTTCGTCCTGGAGAACCGCCTACGGTGGAGAGTGCCCGCAGTCTTCTGGAATCCTTGTTCTTTGATCCTAGAAGATATGATCTGGCAAAAGTAGGTCGTTATAAGCTGAATAACAAACTGGGTTTGGATATTCCCAAAAACATACGGCATTTGACACCTGAGGACATCATCGCATCGATTTCTCGGATGCTTAAAATAATCAATGGTGAAGGACATATTGATGATATTGATCATCTTGGTAACAGACGTTTGCGTTCGGTTGGCGAGCTTCTTCAGAATCAGTTTAGAATCGGTCTCTCCCGTATGGAGAGAGTGGTAAGAGAAAGAATGACGATTCAGGACATTGAGGGAATTACGCCTCAGGTACTGATCAATATACGTCCAGTCGTGGCCGCGATTAAAGAGTTTTTTGGCAGCAGCCAGTTGTCGCAGTTTATGGACCAGACCAATCCGCTGGCCGAGCTCACGCATAAACGCCGTCTCAGCGCGCTGGGACCTGGCGGTTTAAGCAGAGAGAGAGCCGGATTTGAAGTGCGTGACGTGCATCATTCCCACTATGGCCGGATGTGCCCGATTGAAACGCCTGAAGGTCCAAACATTGGTTTGATTGGTTCACTCAGCACATATGGCCGCATTAATGAGTATGGCTTTATTGAGGCACCTTACCGCAAAGTAGAAAATGGCAAAGTGACGGATGAGATCCATTACTTAACAGCTGATGAAGAGGAAAAATATATTATTGCCCAGGCCAATGCCGCGGTTGGTGAAAATGGGGAGTTTTTAAGCGAAAAGATCGAAGCGCGCCACGGTGAAGATTTCGTCCTGGTTCCGCCGGTAAACATTCAGTATATGGACGTATCGCCGAAGCAGATGGTATCGATTGCCACCGCCTTGATTCCATTCCTCGAGCATGACGATGCTAACCGTGCTCTGATGGGTTCCAACATGCAGCGCCAGGCTGTGCCTCTACTCAAAACAGATGCGCCGTATATTGGCACCGGCATGGAGTATAAGGCTGCTGTTGATTCCGGTGTTTGTCTGGTTTCTCCAAAAGAAGGAACTGCTTTACGGGTTACTTCCGATGAGATCATCATTCAAAACAATGATGGTACAACAACCCGGAATAGACTTTTGAAATACACGCGCAGCAACCAGGGAACCTGTATCAATCAGAAACCGATTGTTGTCAAAGGCCAGAGAATCGATGCTGGTCAGGTAATTGCCGACGGCCCGTCAACAGATAACGGTGAACTTGCCCTCGGGCGAAACGTTCTGGTAGCGTTTATGCCCTGGGAAGGATACAACTATGAGGATGCTATTCTGATCAGCGAGAAGCTGGTTAAAGAAGATTATTTTACGTCCATTCATATTGAGGAATACGAAGCAGATGCCCGGGATACCAAACTTGGGCCTGAAGAGATTACCAGAGATATTCCAAACGTCGGAGAAGATGTTTTGAAAGATCTTGACGAACGTGGTATTATCCGGATCGGTGCCGAAGTGCGCCCTGGAGATATCTTAGTGGGCAAGGTTACTCCGAAAGGGGAAACGGAGCTTACGGCTGAAGAACGCCTGCTAAGAGCAATCTTTGGTGAGAAAGCCAGAGAAGTCAGGGATACTTCTTTACGTGTTCCGCATGGCGAGGCCGGAAAAGTTGTTGATGTTAAAGTATTTAAGCGTGAGAACGGCGATGAACTGGCCCCTGGGGTCAACCAACTCGTAAGAGTCTATATTGCCCAGAAACGTAAGATATCCGTCGGCGATAAAATGGCAGGAAGACACGGAAACAAAGGGGTTATTTCCAGAATTATGCGCCAGGAGGATATGCCCTTTATGCCGGACGGCACGCCGATTGAAATCGTTCTGAACCCGCTCGGTGTTCCATCCCGTATGAATATCGGACAGGTTCTGGAAACCCATCTTGGTTGGGCGGCGAAAGCACTGGGCATGTATATTGCCACACCGGTTTTTGACGGAGCCAGAGAAGATGATGTCTTTGATACCTTGAGAAAGGCCGGACTTCCCGGACATGGAAAATCCGTTCTTTATGACGGCCGTACCGGTGAGCCTTTTGATAATGAAGTTACTGTTGGCTACATGTATATGCTGAAACTTCACCATCTTGTTGATGACAAGATCCATGCCCGTTCTACAGGGCCGTACTCGCTGGTCACCCAGCAGCCGCTCGGCGGGAAAGCGCAGTTCGGTGGTCAGCGCTTCGGTGAGATGGAAGTTTGGGCACTTGAAGCTTATGGCGCATCGTTTACGCTGCAGGAGATACTTACCGTTAAGTCCGATGATGTGGTAGGTAGGGTCAAGACCTACGAAGCAATTGTCAAAGGTGAGAATATTCCTGAGCCGGGTGTGCCAGAATCGTTTAAGGTACTCATCAAGGAATTGCAGAGCCTTGGACTTGATGTTTCCGTACTTTCGGAAGAAGATCAGGAAATTGAAATTAAGGATCTGGATGATGATGTCACAGAAGTTGCCCATGAACTGGGAATGGATGATCAGTATTCCGTGATTGATGCCAATGACGAAAGCGGCATTGGCTATGATAATGAAGATGAGACTCTTGATGAAGATTTGGATGGCGATTTGAATGACAAAACTGAAGATTTCCCTGTCCTGAGTGTTCCCGAGTCTGACCTTGGTAATGATCTTGTTAATGATCTGGACAATGATTTCAGCGACAACATGGATGATGATTTTGATCCGGATTACAAGTAA
- the nusG gene encoding transcription termination/antitermination protein NusG, with protein MTKNWYVIHTYSGYENKVKTNLEKRVESMNMEDKIFRVLVPMEDEIEIKNGKKKISKRKVFPGYVLVEMDMTDDSWYVVRNTPGVTGFVGSGSKPIPLLDPEVAVILRQMGLEKIRTKIDVVVGQSVRVISGPFKDFIGVVKEVLEEKQKVRVSVSMFGRETPVELEFGQVEKLD; from the coding sequence ATGACGAAGAACTGGTATGTTATTCACACTTATTCCGGATATGAGAACAAGGTGAAAACAAATCTGGAAAAACGCGTGGAATCCATGAATATGGAGGATAAAATTTTTCGCGTTTTAGTTCCTATGGAAGACGAGATCGAAATAAAGAACGGCAAGAAAAAAATCTCCAAACGCAAGGTGTTTCCAGGTTACGTTTTAGTGGAGATGGACATGACTGACGACTCTTGGTATGTGGTCCGCAATACACCTGGGGTGACCGGGTTTGTAGGAAGCGGCAGCAAACCGATTCCGCTTCTGGATCCAGAGGTCGCTGTTATTTTACGCCAAATGGGACTCGAGAAAATCCGCACCAAGATTGACGTTGTTGTCGGGCAGTCTGTCCGGGTCATTTCCGGTCCGTTCAAAGACTTTATTGGTGTTGTGAAAGAGGTCCTCGAAGAAAAGCAAAAAGTCAGGGTCTCGGTTTCCATGTTTGGGAGAGAGACGCCGGTCGAACTCGAGTTTGGGCAAGTGGAAAAGCTTGACTAA
- a CDS encoding FUSC family protein yields MNIGARTLKTSLAVAVSVYICILLDIEPSLFAATSAVVCMQQSLGRSFRNALEEIMVNIIAIIVAVAIGLAIPLQFLSMALATIVLIIIFTTVIKVPNQIVLAVISAIFILASPQEQFLSHAVSRSLAILIGLVTANVINLTIVPPRYQKVLEDKLIELNNFAVRMFVDAVNRYLYLNLASEEEMHKNKAEFNSLFQEAENLYDLYRKEWNVLWFGKNKKDPKARKPLYKEYLNYSRGLWQRSQDLLFLAAERKTRREEANDPAVSAEFEHVFEMLHNVMFSATSYNLQLQKKVKGEEAAQFPELRVWSKLHAILNEWQENTPSTSFYYHALIELSVVTYSIRWFAKESSRLLNLEMEMSV; encoded by the coding sequence ATGAATATCGGAGCCAGGACGTTAAAGACAAGTCTCGCTGTGGCAGTCAGTGTTTATATCTGTATCCTTTTGGATATTGAGCCATCTTTGTTTGCTGCGACATCGGCAGTGGTTTGTATGCAGCAATCACTCGGAAGAAGTTTTCGAAATGCGCTCGAAGAAATTATGGTAAACATCATTGCAATTATTGTGGCTGTGGCGATCGGACTGGCCATACCGCTGCAGTTTCTGAGTATGGCACTTGCAACGATCGTTCTGATCATCATATTTACGACAGTGATTAAAGTGCCAAACCAGATCGTACTGGCGGTCATTTCAGCTATTTTTATCCTGGCTTCTCCACAGGAGCAGTTTTTGTCCCATGCCGTTTCAAGGTCGCTGGCCATCCTTATCGGACTGGTGACAGCCAATGTGATCAATTTGACGATCGTACCTCCGCGTTACCAAAAAGTGCTTGAGGATAAACTGATTGAACTAAATAATTTTGCTGTCCGGATGTTTGTCGATGCAGTGAACCGGTATCTATACCTGAACCTGGCTTCCGAAGAAGAAATGCATAAAAATAAAGCGGAATTCAACAGCTTGTTTCAGGAAGCTGAGAATTTGTATGATTTATACCGCAAAGAGTGGAACGTTTTGTGGTTCGGTAAAAACAAGAAAGATCCCAAGGCCCGTAAACCATTATATAAGGAATATTTAAATTACAGCCGGGGCCTCTGGCAAAGATCGCAGGATTTGCTTTTTCTTGCCGCAGAACGAAAAACCCGCCGGGAGGAAGCCAATGATCCGGCGGTGAGTGCTGAATTTGAACATGTTTTTGAAATGCTGCACAATGTGATGTTCAGTGCAACAAGCTACAATCTGCAGCTTCAGAAGAAGGTCAAGGGAGAAGAGGCAGCTCAGTTTCCCGAATTACGTGTCTGGAGCAAACTGCACGCTATTTTGAATGAATGGCAGGAGAATACACCCTCGACAAGCTTTTACTATCATGCACTGATTGAATTGTCTGTTGTTACCTACAGCATTCGCTGGTTTGCGAAGGAGTCCTCCCGGCTGCTGAATCTGGAGATGGAAATGAGTGTCTGA
- the rplJ gene encoding 50S ribosomal protein L10: MPNFEEKQKVVEDIKQKFEGANGVILADYRGLTVSQVTNLRVELRQAGIEYRVLKNTMVRRAADEIGITGLAEFLEGPTALAFSTDPVAPAKILSEFSKKNKSLTIKAGVLDGKVINAEKVKDLANLPSREVLLSQVLAGMQGPLQGMVNVLQGPIRKFGYALEEVRKLKEAQA, translated from the coding sequence ATGCCAAATTTTGAAGAGAAGCAAAAAGTTGTTGAAGATATCAAACAGAAGTTTGAAGGTGCAAACGGAGTGATTCTGGCAGACTACAGAGGTCTGACGGTATCGCAGGTGACCAATTTGAGAGTAGAACTGCGCCAGGCTGGTATTGAATATCGCGTATTGAAAAATACAATGGTTCGCCGGGCTGCAGATGAAATCGGGATTACCGGTTTGGCTGAATTTCTGGAAGGTCCTACTGCTTTAGCCTTTTCTACAGATCCTGTTGCTCCTGCGAAGATTCTCAGTGAATTCAGCAAGAAAAACAAGAGCCTGACCATTAAGGCCGGGGTTCTTGACGGCAAGGTCATTAACGCTGAAAAAGTAAAAGATCTCGCAAATCTTCCGTCCAGAGAAGTTCTTCTTTCCCAGGTACTTGCTGGAATGCAAGGCCCGCTTCAAGGAATGGTCAATGTTCTGCAAGGGCCTATCCGCAAATTTGGTTATGCTTTGGAAGAAGTTCGTAAACTTAAAGAAGCCCAGGCATAG
- a CDS encoding amidohydrolase family protein produces MSNPDYPNIFDAHAHIFPQKVAPRAVNSILSFYDELIQDMEPGKGTASDLIASGAGVGINRFLISSTATRTEQVESINDFIAGVCTDSRFVGFGTMHPEFPNPQLEIERVLSLGLKGLKLHPDFQEYNIDNPSLFPIYEAAESKLPILFHVGDTRTDYSNPHRLAHILKIFPNLVVIAAHLGGWSMWDDFDHSLFKRNVYIDTSSSLMLTEKETAVEIIRSHGVDKVLFGTDYPMWSPEAELERFLSLGLTKEENQKILWENGRKLFGLQL; encoded by the coding sequence ATGTCCAATCCAGATTATCCAAACATTTTTGATGCCCATGCCCATATTTTTCCGCAAAAAGTAGCTCCCAGGGCAGTCAATTCCATCTTGTCCTTCTACGACGAACTTATTCAAGATATGGAGCCTGGAAAAGGAACCGCCTCCGATCTGATCGCTTCCGGCGCAGGCGTCGGGATCAACCGCTTTTTGATTTCCTCCACCGCTACGAGAACAGAACAAGTCGAGTCAATCAACGATTTCATTGCCGGTGTTTGCACCGATTCGCGGTTCGTCGGCTTCGGCACCATGCATCCTGAATTTCCTAATCCTCAACTGGAAATCGAGCGGGTACTTTCACTCGGTTTAAAAGGTTTAAAGCTTCACCCGGATTTTCAGGAATATAACATTGATAATCCATCTTTGTTTCCTATATACGAGGCAGCAGAAAGCAAATTGCCGATCCTTTTTCATGTCGGAGATACGCGCACGGATTACTCCAATCCGCACAGACTTGCCCACATTCTGAAAATATTTCCTAATTTGGTGGTGATTGCAGCCCATCTGGGTGGCTGGAGTATGTGGGATGATTTTGACCACAGCCTGTTCAAACGAAATGTCTACATCGATACGTCCAGTTCCCTGATGTTAACAGAAAAAGAAACAGCCGTTGAAATTATCCGCTCCCATGGTGTTGACAAAGTCCTGTTTGGCACGGATTACCCGATGTGGTCTCCCGAAGCCGAACTTGAGCGTTTCCTATCTCTTGGCCTGACGAAAGAGGAAAACCAGAAAATTCTCTGGGAAAACGGCAGAAAACTGTTTGGCCTGCAGCTGTAA
- a CDS encoding LysM peptidoglycan-binding domain-containing protein: MKIHVVSSGQSIYSIARKYGVSPQKIIADNELTNPNQLVVGQTLVILESSGTHTVTAGESLYLIAQKHGVTVNALLAANPRITDPSRIYAGQTIAIPAAAASYGTIEVNGYAFPNINRDILRKSLRHLTYLSIFSYQVNADGTLNTIPDEPLIQAAREAQTAPLMVITNIQQGGSFNSTLARSILTNQTAQNTLISQVIRTLREKNYYGLDIDFEYIYPSDRENYNNFLRRIVNTLRPLGYPVTTALAPKLTADQKGLLYEAHDYPVHGALANHVILMTYEWGYTYSPPKAVAPVNEVRKVLTYAVSAIPRQKIFMGIPNYGYDWTLPYVSGTAARTVSNSGAVDLARTEKIAIHYDSTAQSPYFTYYDDASKKHEVWFEDARSIYAKLTLAKEFRIGGISYWTIGRYFPQNWLVLRSLYNVKKLL; encoded by the coding sequence TTGAAAATTCATGTTGTAAGCTCAGGACAGAGCATCTATTCCATTGCCCGCAAATACGGGGTCTCACCCCAGAAAATAATTGCGGATAATGAACTGACCAATCCAAATCAGCTGGTTGTCGGGCAGACGCTGGTCATTCTGGAAAGTAGCGGGACACATACGGTTACCGCCGGTGAGTCGCTTTATCTGATTGCCCAAAAACACGGAGTAACGGTGAATGCTTTACTCGCCGCCAATCCACGGATAACAGATCCGAGCCGTATCTATGCCGGTCAGACTATTGCGATTCCGGCAGCAGCTGCCAGCTATGGAACGATAGAAGTGAACGGGTATGCCTTTCCGAATATTAACAGAGACATTCTCCGAAAAAGCCTTCGCCATCTTACATATCTTAGTATCTTCAGTTATCAGGTCAACGCGGACGGCACCCTGAATACGATTCCGGATGAACCGCTGATTCAGGCAGCAAGAGAAGCCCAGACAGCTCCACTAATGGTCATTACGAATATCCAGCAGGGCGGAAGCTTCAACAGTACGCTGGCCAGATCCATCCTGACGAACCAGACTGCTCAGAATACTTTAATCAGTCAGGTTATCAGAACGCTGAGAGAAAAAAACTATTACGGCCTCGATATTGATTTTGAATATATCTATCCATCCGACCGGGAAAACTATAACAACTTTCTCCGAAGGATCGTTAATACGCTCCGCCCTTTAGGCTATCCTGTGACGACAGCTCTCGCTCCTAAGCTGACTGCCGATCAAAAAGGTCTGCTATACGAAGCCCATGACTATCCTGTTCACGGGGCTCTGGCCAACCACGTCATCCTAATGACCTATGAATGGGGCTACACCTACAGCCCACCCAAAGCAGTCGCTCCTGTAAATGAAGTGCGCAAAGTATTGACCTATGCGGTGTCGGCTATTCCGAGACAGAAAATCTTTATGGGTATCCCCAATTATGGCTATGACTGGACCCTTCCATACGTTTCCGGTACTGCCGCCAGAACAGTCTCCAACAGCGGGGCGGTAGATCTGGCCAGAACTGAAAAGATAGCAATCCATTATGATTCAACAGCGCAGTCTCCGTATTTTACCTACTACGACGATGCCAGCAAAAAGCACGAAGTATGGTTTGAAGATGCCCGAAGCATCTATGCCAAACTGACCCTGGCCAAAGAATTTCGGATCGGGGGCATAAGCTACTGGACGATCGGAAGATATTTTCCCCAGAACTGGCTGGTTTTAAGATCTTTATACAATGTAAAGAAACTGCTTTAA
- the rpmG gene encoding 50S ribosomal protein L33 codes for MRVAITLACTECKNRNYQSNKNKKNDPDRIEIKKYCRTCKAHTVHKETK; via the coding sequence ATGCGTGTTGCAATTACATTGGCTTGTACTGAGTGCAAAAACAGAAATTATCAGTCCAATAAGAATAAGAAAAATGACCCAGATCGTATAGAGATCAAAAAATATTGCAGAACTTGCAAAGCTCATACTGTTCATAAGGAAACAAAATAG
- the secE gene encoding preprotein translocase subunit SecE: MAVAKKADTTGAKGGFLNRFKNPGKRFAFFREVGLELKKVHWPTRQTLLTYTGVVLVSVAIVALLIWIVDSGLTYAMTNLLGI, translated from the coding sequence ATGGCAGTGGCAAAGAAAGCAGATACCACAGGTGCAAAAGGCGGCTTTCTTAATAGGTTTAAGAACCCCGGAAAACGGTTTGCTTTTTTTCGTGAGGTTGGGCTTGAGCTGAAAAAAGTACATTGGCCGACTCGTCAGACGTTGCTGACGTATACCGGTGTCGTGCTTGTTTCTGTGGCAATTGTTGCTTTGTTGATTTGGATTGTAGACAGTGGCTTGACTTACGCAATGACCAACTTGCTTGGTATTTAA
- the tlp gene encoding small acid-soluble spore protein Tlp, whose protein sequence is MKHNPDDRRDNADRIQKNINHTIQNMELADEMIAKTDDPKSKKDLKEKNERRRDALNGMRAEIRDEALDKKREYE, encoded by the coding sequence ATGAAACACAATCCGGATGACCGCAGGGATAATGCCGACAGAATCCAAAAAAATATTAATCACACGATCCAGAATATGGAGCTTGCTGATGAAATGATTGCGAAAACTGATGATCCTAAAAGTAAGAAAGATCTGAAAGAGAAGAACGAACGGAGGCGTGATGCGCTAAACGGAATGAGGGCGGAAATCCGGGACGAAGCCCTGGATAAAAAAAGAGAGTATGAATAG